One genomic segment of Vibrio mimicus includes these proteins:
- a CDS encoding alpha/beta hydrolase — MSVYKQSTSFFSGPYRLAAHLYIPQQELGKLPAIVLVAPQAGVKEQTVANYAEKLAQKGFITLTFDHASFGASEGEPRFHENPYRKAEDISHAVTFLRMHPQVDADNIHGVGVCSGGGYLAYTAVTDRRIKSVSTVSAYFDHRGFYHSVMGREGVLTLLEQVNKAREDYLRTGMINYLPHAPEQDSEEMPALFREFYDYYMTPRGQKGLYQSRFLPWSYESLCRFSALDVAAQLTPTPLLMIVGSEAGSAYESKQMYQAAAEPKTLIQINHANHVDLYDVEQYVNSATNEIFQFIKNNI, encoded by the coding sequence ATGTCTGTTTACAAGCAATCAACATCATTCTTTAGTGGCCCATACCGTTTAGCGGCTCACTTGTATATTCCACAGCAAGAGCTAGGAAAACTCCCAGCTATCGTATTAGTTGCTCCTCAAGCAGGAGTTAAAGAGCAAACCGTTGCGAATTACGCTGAAAAACTGGCACAGAAAGGTTTTATTACTCTGACTTTTGATCACGCAAGTTTTGGAGCCAGTGAAGGAGAGCCGAGATTTCATGAGAATCCCTATCGCAAAGCGGAAGATATTAGTCATGCAGTCACCTTCTTACGCATGCACCCACAAGTCGATGCAGATAATATTCATGGCGTTGGCGTATGCTCTGGTGGTGGTTATTTAGCTTATACCGCAGTGACGGATCGCCGTATCAAAAGTGTCTCGACAGTCAGCGCATATTTTGATCACCGTGGTTTTTACCACTCTGTGATGGGACGTGAAGGCGTGTTGACATTATTAGAGCAAGTCAATAAAGCCCGTGAAGATTATCTTCGTACTGGAATGATCAATTATCTTCCCCATGCTCCTGAACAAGACAGTGAAGAAATGCCAGCCCTGTTTCGTGAGTTTTATGATTACTACATGACACCACGCGGCCAAAAAGGTCTATATCAGAGCCGTTTTTTACCTTGGTCATATGAATCTTTGTGTCGTTTTTCAGCACTGGATGTTGCTGCACAATTAACCCCGACACCATTATTAATGATTGTCGGTTCAGAAGCGGGCTCCGCTTATGAAAGCAAACAAATGTACCAAGCTGCCGCGGAGCCAAAAACCCTAATTCAAATTAATCATGCAAACCACGTTGATTTATACGATGTGGAGCAATACGTTAATTCAGCCACAAACGAGATATTTCAGTTTATTAAAAACAACATCTGA
- a CDS encoding DUF3316 domain-containing protein, which produces MKKIIIAVTALTLSAGAFASINTNHKARSINAGVYTNQEQAYVAGFKRIQQLQDLPSNKLANELSVWQHHIVPQSVKIDGTEVIVQPFAKQSGIIEYRSIVKVDYQYKIRENNRD; this is translated from the coding sequence ATGAAAAAGATTATTATCGCCGTTACTGCTCTTACTCTCAGTGCTGGTGCGTTTGCATCCATCAATACAAACCACAAAGCACGCTCAATTAATGCGGGAGTTTACACTAACCAAGAACAAGCTTATGTTGCTGGATTTAAAAGAATCCAGCAGTTACAAGATCTCCCTAGCAATAAACTAGCGAATGAACTTTCGGTATGGCAACACCACATTGTGCCCCAAAGTGTGAAGATTGATGGTACTGAAGTGATTGTTCAACCTTTCGCTAAACAATCGGGCATCATCGAATATCGCTCGATTGTAAAAGTCGACTATCAATACAAAATTCGTGAAAACAATCGCGACTAA